A section of the Agarivorans litoreus genome encodes:
- a CDS encoding sugar kinase, translating into MFSEILSFGEPMYEFSQIKQSKAMEPDFLSGFGGDVSNFAIAAARQGANVGMITHLGDDEFGEQFRALWKRESVASDLVISNTSAHTGVYFITHNEEGHHFSFLRKGSAASLITKQDLPVEAIANAKLLHTTAITQAISDSSCDAVFAAIELARKTDTLVSYDTNLRLKLWSLNRAKAIINETISQVDICFPSIDEAQLLTGLKHADEIIDHYLQLGAKIVVLKQGSEGATVANQHERFSIKPHKVTAVDATAAGDSFAGSFCTHYVRGAELQECLKYANATASITITGYGAVAPLPTLAQVEQRIGLR; encoded by the coding sequence ATGTTTAGCGAGATATTAAGTTTTGGCGAACCCATGTATGAATTCAGCCAAATAAAACAGTCTAAAGCCATGGAGCCAGATTTCTTGAGTGGCTTTGGTGGTGATGTTTCTAACTTCGCCATTGCAGCAGCACGTCAAGGAGCCAACGTGGGCATGATCACCCACTTAGGCGATGACGAGTTTGGGGAACAGTTTAGAGCGCTGTGGAAACGCGAATCTGTAGCTAGTGATTTAGTGATAAGTAATACCAGTGCGCACACGGGTGTTTACTTTATTACCCATAATGAAGAAGGGCATCACTTTTCATTCCTAAGAAAAGGCTCTGCAGCCAGCCTTATTACCAAGCAAGATCTTCCTGTTGAAGCCATAGCAAATGCCAAGCTGCTACATACTACTGCCATTACTCAAGCCATTAGTGACAGCAGCTGCGATGCAGTTTTTGCCGCCATTGAGCTAGCGCGTAAAACCGATACCTTGGTGTCTTACGACACCAACCTTCGTTTAAAGCTTTGGTCGCTTAATCGGGCTAAAGCCATCATCAATGAAACCATCAGTCAGGTAGATATTTGCTTCCCAAGTATTGATGAAGCACAACTACTTACCGGCCTTAAACATGCCGATGAAATTATCGATCATTACTTGCAGTTAGGCGCAAAAATTGTGGTGCTAAAACAAGGTTCAGAAGGCGCTACAGTGGCTAACCAACACGAGCGATTCAGCATTAAACCACACAAAGTAACAGCTGTAGACGCAACCGCTGCGGGTGACTCATTTGCCGGATCGTTCTGTACCCATTATGTACGCGGAGCAGAACTACAAGAATGCCTAAAATATGCAAATGCTACCGCTTCTATCACCATCACTGGCTATGGCGCAGTAGCGCCGCTACCTACTCTTGCTCAAGTAGAGCAACGTATCGGCCTTCGTTAA
- a CDS encoding mannitol dehydrogenase family protein, translating to MAASNQISQCKDRFNEVTTYDREQLSTKIVHIGFGAFHRGHQAVYNDLTNQASGELWGICEINMFGSEDLVANLVAQDCLFSVVEKSKDTTTSRLVRTVTEAIHTPVSGIAAAIAKIAEPQVAIVSLTITEKGYCVDPQSGELDEANALIKHDLANPQQPQSALGLITEALRVRRDNGLAPISVLSCDNIPENGHLTKNALLSYARKLDNELASWIEQNVSFPSTMVDRICPAMTAEAFAAIEAEVGYADPCGVVCEDFRQWVVEDNFVAGRPDWDLAGAMFVADVLPYEEMKLRMLNGSHSFLAYNGALAGYEYIYQCMQDPAFKAATLKLMTQEQAKSLSPSLNVDLAEYADLLIARFSNANVKHKTAQIAMDGSQKLPQRAVDPLLHLQNAGLKVTCLPILIAGWMHSVIRAVKAGEQIVDPLADEFKQIVESNGEALDQAKALLAINKIFGTLAKDNAKFSQQVVSAFASIEEYGIESVVDSIAAN from the coding sequence ATGGCAGCAAGTAATCAAATAAGCCAGTGTAAAGATCGGTTTAATGAAGTAACAACATACGACAGGGAACAGTTAAGCACCAAGATTGTTCATATCGGTTTTGGCGCTTTTCATCGCGGCCACCAAGCCGTATACAACGACTTAACTAACCAAGCATCTGGCGAGTTATGGGGCATTTGCGAAATCAACATGTTTGGTAGCGAAGACCTAGTTGCCAATTTAGTTGCTCAAGACTGTTTGTTTAGTGTTGTAGAAAAGTCTAAAGACACTACGACTTCTCGCTTAGTTCGTACCGTTACCGAGGCTATTCATACGCCCGTAAGTGGTATTGCAGCGGCTATTGCTAAAATAGCCGAGCCACAAGTAGCGATTGTTTCGCTCACTATTACCGAAAAAGGTTACTGCGTTGACCCACAATCGGGTGAGCTTGATGAAGCAAACGCATTAATTAAACACGATTTAGCAAATCCGCAGCAACCGCAATCAGCTTTAGGCTTGATTACCGAAGCACTGCGAGTTCGTCGCGACAATGGTTTAGCGCCAATTAGCGTATTGTCTTGTGACAACATTCCTGAAAATGGCCACCTAACCAAAAATGCCTTGTTGTCTTACGCTCGTAAGTTAGATAACGAGCTGGCCAGCTGGATTGAGCAAAATGTTAGCTTCCCTAGCACTATGGTTGACCGAATTTGTCCGGCTATGACAGCCGAAGCCTTTGCTGCGATTGAAGCTGAAGTAGGTTACGCCGACCCTTGTGGCGTGGTATGTGAAGATTTTCGTCAATGGGTAGTAGAAGACAACTTTGTAGCTGGTCGCCCAGATTGGGATTTAGCCGGTGCAATGTTTGTTGCTGATGTATTGCCTTACGAAGAAATGAAACTGCGTATGTTAAATGGTAGTCACTCTTTCTTAGCATATAACGGCGCGCTAGCGGGTTACGAGTACATATACCAATGCATGCAAGATCCTGCGTTTAAAGCAGCAACGCTAAAACTGATGACTCAAGAGCAAGCTAAGTCATTAAGCCCAAGCCTTAACGTTGATTTAGCAGAATACGCTGATCTATTGATAGCGCGTTTTAGTAACGCCAACGTAAAACACAAAACTGCGCAGATCGCGATGGACGGCTCTCAAAAGCTTCCGCAACGTGCGGTTGACCCTTTATTGCACCTACAAAATGCCGGCTTAAAAGTAACTTGTTTACCAATTCTTATTGCTGGTTGGATGCATTCGGTTATTCGCGCTGTAAAAGCGGGTGAGCAAATTGTTGACCCATTAGCCGACGAATTTAAACAGATTGTAGAAAGCAACGGCGAAGCGCTAGACCAAGCGAAAGCCTTGTTAGCCATTAACAAAATATTTGGAACGCTTGCTAAAGATAACGCCAAGTTTAGCCAACAGGTGGTATCGGCATTTGCTTCTATCGAAGAATACGGCATTGAGTCAGTTGTAGACTCCATTGCAGCGAATTAG
- a CDS encoding zinc-binding alcohol dehydrogenase family protein: MKTLVCNEPFSIEYVEREKPSFAENEVLLKVKAVGICGTDIHAFAGRQPFFSYPRVLGHEISGVVEATGSACSTAKVGERFSVIPCIPCGECSACAEGKTNCCENVSLYGVHQDGGFTEYLSVLESNLVKLPDTVSDSQGALIECFAISAHAVRRAEIKAGQRVLQVGAGPIGLAAAAIAKANGAEVVVADVSDERRAHVEKALGIKTLNPLAESYVDDLKAAFGGNLACTLLDATGNKGSMSRSVELIRHGGKIVFIGLYIGDLVLDDPTFHKKETTLLSSRNATREDFERVIELMSKGEIDENIMKNRDYDFDTVGLSYQQDVVNNATLIKGVINF; encoded by the coding sequence ATGAAAACATTAGTTTGTAACGAACCATTCTCAATTGAGTATGTAGAGCGAGAGAAGCCATCTTTTGCTGAAAACGAAGTACTACTGAAAGTTAAAGCGGTAGGTATTTGTGGCACTGACATTCATGCCTTTGCTGGCCGTCAGCCATTTTTTAGTTACCCGCGGGTACTTGGCCACGAAATTAGTGGTGTAGTTGAAGCCACCGGTAGTGCTTGTAGCACCGCTAAAGTGGGCGAGCGTTTTTCGGTTATTCCGTGTATTCCTTGTGGCGAATGTTCTGCTTGTGCAGAAGGTAAAACCAACTGCTGTGAGAATGTTTCTTTATACGGCGTTCACCAAGATGGCGGCTTTACAGAGTACCTAAGCGTACTTGAAAGCAACCTGGTTAAATTGCCAGATACAGTTAGCGATAGCCAAGGAGCATTGATCGAATGTTTCGCTATTAGTGCCCACGCTGTGCGTCGCGCCGAAATTAAAGCTGGTCAACGGGTATTGCAAGTAGGCGCAGGACCAATTGGCTTAGCGGCAGCTGCCATTGCTAAAGCTAATGGCGCTGAAGTAGTCGTAGCCGACGTAAGTGATGAGCGTCGCGCACATGTAGAAAAAGCTTTGGGTATTAAAACTTTAAATCCTCTTGCGGAAAGTTATGTTGATGACCTAAAAGCAGCCTTTGGCGGCAACCTAGCATGTACCTTATTAGACGCCACAGGAAACAAAGGCTCTATGAGCCGCAGTGTTGAGCTAATCCGCCATGGCGGCAAGATTGTATTCATCGGTTTATACATCGGTGACTTGGTGCTAGACGACCCAACATTCCACAAGAAAGAAACCACATTATTAAGCAGTCGTAACGCTACTCGTGAAGATTTTGAGCGCGTGATTGAGTTAATGAGCAAAGGCGAAATCGACGAAAATATCATGAAAAATCGTGATTATGATTTTGACACCGTTGGTCTTTCTTACCAACAAGATGTAGTGAACAACGCAACGCTTATCAAGGGCGTAATCAACTTTTAG
- a CDS encoding Ldh family oxidoreductase codes for MTTVHVKEAELKGLALNKLIAAGLDETTAKEVTEVLVHADATGVHSHGVMRVEHYCERLAKGGLNPKATFSIEQVSPSVAVLDSDDGMGHSALIAATKHGINLASDTGLGFVSVKNTSHCGALSYFMEQATSAGMIAIGMTQTDTCVAPHGGAAKFLGTNPIAFGFPVEGSTPMIIDMATSATAYGKLLHAKETGQSIGKGLAIDADGNETTDPHKVANLLPFGGHKGSGIALAIDALTGILMGANFGNHIVKMYGDYEKMRKLASLVIVIDPKKLGNPMFAVMMATMVKELHEVPPVPGVDKVLAPNDLQVAYRAECDLNGIPVAQGVYDYLVS; via the coding sequence ATGACAACAGTACACGTAAAGGAAGCCGAGTTAAAAGGACTTGCGCTTAACAAACTAATTGCAGCAGGCCTAGACGAAACGACGGCCAAGGAAGTCACCGAAGTATTAGTACACGCAGATGCCACTGGTGTTCATTCACACGGGGTAATGCGCGTAGAACACTATTGTGAGCGTTTAGCCAAAGGTGGTTTGAACCCCAAGGCTACATTTTCAATAGAACAAGTATCGCCTTCGGTAGCGGTATTAGACTCTGATGATGGCATGGGCCATTCGGCGCTTATTGCTGCCACTAAACACGGCATAAACCTAGCTTCTGATACCGGCTTAGGTTTTGTAAGTGTCAAGAATACCTCGCATTGTGGGGCGCTTTCATACTTTATGGAGCAAGCCACAAGTGCGGGTATGATTGCCATTGGTATGACTCAAACCGATACCTGCGTAGCACCTCATGGCGGTGCGGCTAAGTTTTTAGGAACTAACCCTATCGCCTTTGGTTTTCCGGTTGAAGGCTCAACGCCAATGATCATTGACATGGCCACCAGTGCAACCGCATACGGCAAGTTACTGCATGCCAAAGAAACTGGCCAATCGATTGGCAAGGGCTTAGCCATTGATGCAGACGGTAACGAAACCACCGACCCGCACAAAGTAGCTAACTTGCTGCCATTTGGTGGACATAAAGGTTCTGGCATTGCACTAGCAATTGATGCGCTAACGGGTATTTTGATGGGCGCTAATTTTGGTAACCATATTGTGAAAATGTATGGTGACTACGAAAAAATGCGTAAATTGGCGAGCTTAGTCATAGTGATTGATCCTAAGAAGCTCGGTAACCCTATGTTTGCAGTAATGATGGCAACAATGGTCAAGGAACTGCATGAAGTTCCACCGGTACCTGGAGTAGATAAGGTACTTGCTCCAAATGACCTTCAAGTGGCTTATCGTGCAGAGTGCGATCTTAATGGTATTCCTGTTGCGCAAGGTGTTTACGACTATCTAGTGAGCTAA
- a CDS encoding beta-galactosidase: MLFKKSNLAILVSVVLAGISTSNVIADDTKQSSENAATSGDMTSAATPLNFTEPAVLEKITNSHSQFSVVKKTAEQRKDGLKMNFDAISEAEAQSKWPNVKIHSKAGPWDWNTKGGLKVALENPGSEDVRIEMKVSDNIGIMGSADNQVDLPIILPAGKTTTVDFLFNGTQMNIDGYRGGAKLNLKSIAEIQFYSVGPIAAQEVIIRDINFIERTGDFVKSEAREAEVIAAPIPTILALSDFDDGSKGIVSQTHGTTITSVERDEGKGLKIDYSANASYPSVTFSADKPWNWSEHGDFTLAFDVENISDVGAQLFIRVDDDVNEKQGGSANGVIHSRTGYVQLPAGEAGTYYFTLEELAKTLDSGMRGEPPKKSYQAQAINFGWGEQKLDLSNIVSFQLYMQDLQTDLSLVIDNIRLVPNLSADTSRYEGLLDEFGQFTNEDWAEKIHSAEELQAHAKADVKLIDSAKPMDDRTLYGGWKNGPKLEATGYFRTEKVDGKWSLVDPSGYLYFATGLDNIRMDDTYTTTGVSFTDLVLSEDLSLRPSQISQDSYVDNQDARSVASQLRNSMFTWLPSYQDALAQNYQYSTMIHTGPLEHGEVYSFYSANLQRKYAPDSRDEAIAVWRDVTLARMLDWGFTSLGNWADPSFYGNQKVAYVANGWIVGDHQRINTGNDYWGPMHDPYDPEFVESVKTMAKQVAAEVKQDPWCIGTFVDNEMSWGNTEFDANHYALAIAALRADAKNSFAKAAFVGLLEAKYAKDLNALNQAWGSELKSWDELAKGYVHQGELNDALKADYSMFLADHSDRYFAIVQQQMKQVLPNHLYLGARFTEWGITPEAANSAAQYVDVMSYNLYGNDMSKGDWSHLAELDMPSIIGEFHFGATDSGMFHPGLVAADTQQGRAEKYAHYMDSVIANPYFVGAHWFQYLDSPTTGRAWDGENYNNGFVTVADSPYEKLVAGAAEVNRKLYPQRYPELVK; this comes from the coding sequence GTGTTGTTTAAAAAGAGCAACTTAGCAATCCTAGTATCAGTAGTATTAGCTGGGATATCTACATCAAACGTTATTGCAGATGACACTAAGCAGTCTAGTGAAAATGCAGCTACTTCGGGTGACATGACAAGTGCGGCAACGCCGCTTAATTTTACCGAACCCGCAGTACTAGAAAAAATTACCAATAGTCATAGTCAGTTTTCGGTTGTTAAAAAAACTGCTGAGCAAAGAAAAGATGGCTTAAAGATGAATTTTGATGCGATCTCTGAAGCCGAGGCGCAATCTAAATGGCCAAACGTAAAAATCCACTCTAAGGCTGGCCCTTGGGATTGGAATACCAAAGGCGGCTTAAAAGTTGCTCTAGAAAACCCAGGCAGTGAAGACGTTCGCATCGAAATGAAAGTGAGCGATAACATTGGCATTATGGGATCGGCCGACAACCAAGTTGATCTACCAATTATTTTGCCTGCGGGCAAAACCACCACCGTAGACTTTTTGTTTAACGGTACCCAAATGAATATCGATGGCTACCGTGGTGGTGCTAAGTTAAACCTAAAAAGCATTGCCGAAATCCAATTCTATTCAGTGGGGCCTATCGCTGCACAAGAAGTGATAATTCGTGATATTAACTTTATTGAAAGAACTGGTGATTTTGTAAAATCAGAAGCGCGTGAAGCGGAAGTTATTGCTGCCCCCATTCCAACTATTTTAGCTCTGTCTGATTTTGATGACGGCTCAAAAGGCATTGTTAGCCAAACCCATGGCACAACCATCACCTCAGTAGAGCGTGATGAGGGGAAAGGCCTGAAAATTGATTACTCCGCAAACGCGTCCTACCCCAGTGTAACTTTTAGCGCCGACAAACCTTGGAATTGGTCTGAACACGGTGACTTTACCTTAGCCTTTGATGTTGAAAACATTAGTGATGTTGGCGCACAGTTATTTATTCGTGTAGATGATGACGTAAACGAGAAGCAAGGCGGTAGTGCAAATGGTGTTATTCATAGTCGAACTGGTTATGTTCAGCTACCAGCAGGCGAAGCGGGTACTTACTACTTCACTTTAGAAGAGCTAGCTAAAACGCTTGATTCTGGAATGCGAGGCGAGCCACCGAAGAAGTCTTATCAAGCGCAAGCAATCAACTTTGGCTGGGGTGAGCAGAAGCTAGACCTAAGCAATATTGTTAGCTTCCAACTCTATATGCAAGATCTGCAGACTGATCTGAGTTTAGTCATCGACAACATTCGTTTAGTGCCTAACTTGAGCGCTGATACTAGCCGCTATGAAGGCTTGCTGGATGAATTTGGTCAATTTACCAATGAAGACTGGGCAGAAAAAATTCACTCAGCTGAAGAGCTGCAAGCTCATGCAAAAGCCGATGTTAAGTTGATTGATTCGGCCAAACCCATGGACGACCGTACGCTCTATGGCGGTTGGAAAAACGGACCTAAACTAGAAGCGACAGGTTACTTTAGAACTGAGAAAGTAGATGGGAAATGGTCTTTAGTTGATCCAAGCGGTTATCTGTATTTTGCCACGGGTTTAGACAACATTCGCATGGACGATACCTACACCACCACTGGAGTTAGCTTCACCGATTTGGTGTTGTCGGAAGATCTTAGCTTGCGTCCTAGCCAGATTTCTCAAGACAGTTACGTAGACAACCAAGATGCACGTTCAGTGGCTTCGCAGTTACGTAATAGCATGTTTACTTGGCTGCCTAGCTACCAAGATGCCTTGGCGCAAAACTACCAATATTCCACCATGATTCACACCGGCCCGCTTGAGCATGGCGAAGTTTATAGCTTTTACAGTGCTAACTTGCAGCGTAAATATGCGCCAGATTCTCGCGATGAGGCGATTGCGGTTTGGCGCGACGTAACCCTAGCTCGTATGTTGGATTGGGGATTTACCTCGTTAGGCAACTGGGCTGATCCAAGTTTCTACGGTAATCAAAAAGTTGCTTATGTTGCCAATGGCTGGATCGTGGGTGATCACCAACGGATTAATACCGGTAACGATTACTGGGGACCAATGCACGATCCTTACGACCCAGAGTTTGTTGAGTCTGTGAAAACCATGGCTAAGCAAGTTGCCGCAGAGGTAAAGCAAGACCCATGGTGTATTGGCACCTTTGTGGATAACGAAATGAGCTGGGGTAACACCGAGTTTGATGCTAACCACTATGCCTTAGCGATTGCTGCTTTGCGTGCTGATGCTAAAAATAGCTTTGCTAAAGCTGCGTTTGTTGGCTTGTTAGAAGCGAAATATGCAAAAGACTTAAACGCACTTAATCAAGCCTGGGGAAGCGAGCTTAAATCATGGGATGAACTGGCTAAAGGCTATGTGCATCAAGGTGAGTTGAACGACGCACTTAAGGCTGATTACAGCATGTTCTTGGCTGACCACTCTGATCGTTACTTTGCGATTGTACAGCAACAGATGAAGCAGGTATTACCTAACCACCTTTACCTAGGGGCGCGTTTTACTGAGTGGGGGATCACGCCAGAAGCTGCAAATAGTGCTGCACAATATGTAGATGTAATGAGCTACAACCTCTACGGCAATGATATGTCGAAGGGCGATTGGAGCCACCTTGCCGAGTTGGATATGCCAAGCATTATTGGTGAGTTCCACTTTGGTGCTACCGACAGTGGTATGTTCCATCCAGGTCTAGTGGCTGCAGATACCCAACAAGGGCGTGCCGAGAAGTATGCCCACTATATGGATAGCGTTATTGCTAATCCTTACTTTGTTGGTGCGCATTGGTTCCAGTACTTAGATTCGCCAACTACTGGTCGAGCTTGGGACGGGGAAAACTACAACAATGGTTTTGTCACTGTAGCTGACTCGCCCTATGAAAAACTGGTAGCAGGAGCTGCAGAAGTTAACCGTAAGCTGTATCCGCAGCGTTACC